A DNA window from Siniperca chuatsi isolate FFG_IHB_CAS linkage group LG6, ASM2008510v1, whole genome shotgun sequence contains the following coding sequences:
- the edem3 gene encoding ER degradation-enhancing alpha-mannosidase-like protein 3 isoform X2, protein MPVVLFLMLLGALSSHGQAMSREEKHRLRNQVVEMFDHAYQNYMDHAYPADELMPLTCRGRVRGLEPSRGDIDDALGKFSLTLIDTLDTLVLLNKTTEFEAAVRRVLTDVRLDNDIVVSVFETNIRVLGGLLGGHSMAVMLKEGGQHMQWYQDELLHMAKDLGLRLLPAFNTSSGLPYPRVNLKYGVRGPETRTGTETDTCTACAGTIILEFAALSRFTGDPVFEAHARRALDFLWEKRQRNSNLVGTTINIHSGEWVRRDSGVGAGIDSYYEYLLKAYILLGDDLFLQRFNIHYASIMKYISQPPLLLDVHIHKPLLPARTWMDSLLAFFPGLQVLKGDIRPAIETHEMLYQVTKKHNFLPEAFTTDFRVHWAQHPLRPEFAESTYFLYKATGDPYYLEAGRTILDNLNRFARVPCGFAAMKDVRTGSHEDRMDSFFLAEMFKYLFLLFADAEDLPFDVEDYVFTTEAHLLPLSLSTAPHSSSIPSNRTSEEELDDSNFDWTCPNTRLLFPDPAFPRNLREPIRSAVDKSCPRPAAYREPGMGRPPLRAQDFMANNPEHLELLRRMGVSLIHLKDGRVQLVQHATQAVSAVAAEDGVRFMQEMMELSSQQQKEQLPPRAIQIVSHPFFGRVVLTAGPAQFGIDLSKSSTGVRGFVTVAEPYSGCTEITNAEYVQGHIALLQRGQCMFAEKARHIQKAGAIGGIVIDDNEGSSSDTAPLFQMAGDGRSTDDITLPLLFLFHKEGNILLEALKEYREVEVLLSDKARDRAAIFKGVDVQEAEEDCLTEATTPTSFEPIGQSQMSAVELDELAPEEVTPSQEEVRPVDEDTSPAEEVRPPEEEASPTEAEPDLAQPKEERDSEKREEPEGDTDSSSQSVDELLADWREDLEAFQQMEKDEL, encoded by the exons ATGCCAGTTGTACTGTTCTTGATGCTGCTTGGAGCATTATCTAGCCACGGACAGGCCATGTCACGGGAGGAGAAGCACAGGTTGAG GAACCAAGTGGTTGAGATGTTTGACCATGCATATCAGAATTATATG gaCCATGCATACCCAGCAGATGAGCTGATGCCACTAACATGCAGAGGAAGAGTACGTGGGCTTGAACCAAGTCGAGGTGACATAGACGACGCTCTGGGAAA GTTTTCTCTGACCCTCATAGACACTCTGGATACTCTGGTG CTTTTGAACAAGACGACAGAGTTTGAGGCTGCAGTGAGGAGAGTGCTTACAGATGTGAGGCTGGACAACGACATTGTGGTGTCGGTCTTTGAAACCAACATTCGCGTCCTTGG aggtCTGTTAGGAGGGCACTCCATGGCTGTGATGCTGAAGGAGGGAGGTCAACACATGCAGTGGTACCAGGATGAGCTCCTGCATATGGCCAAAGACCTAGGTCTCCGACTGCTGCCAGCCTTCAACACCAGCAGTGGCTTGCCTTATCCCAGG GTGAACCTGAAATATGGTGTCAGGGGTCCTGAGACGAGAACAGGCACAGAAACGGACACCTGTACTGCGTGTGCCGGGACCATCATCCTGGAGTTTGCTGCCTTAAGTCGCTTCACTGGGGATCCTGTGTTTGAG GCCCATGCCCGGAGAGCCCTGGACTTTCTGtgggagaagagacagagaaacagcaaTCTGGTGGGGACCACCATCAACATCCACTCTGGAGAGTGGGTCCGTAGGG ACAGTGGAGTAGGAGCGGGAATTGACTCATACTATGAATACCTGCTAAAGGCCTACATCCTCTTGGGTGATGACCTGTTTCTGCAGCGGTTCAATAtt CACTATGCATCTATAATGAAATACATTAGCCAGCCTCCGCTGCTGCTGGATGTCCACATCCACAAACCTCTGCTTCCCGCTCGCACCTGGATGGACTCTCTGCTGGCCTTCTTCCCTGGACTGCAG GTGTTGAAGGGAGATATCCGTCCTGCCATCGAGACTCATGAGATGTTGTATCAAGTTACAAAGAAACACAACTTCCTCCCAGAG GCTTTCACTACTGATTTCAGGGTACACTGGGCACAACATCCCCTGAGGCCTGAGTTTGCAGAGAGCACCTATTTCCTTTACAAG GCCACAGGAGACCCTTATTACCTGGAGGCAGGTCGCACCATCCTGGACAACCTCAACCGCTTTGCTCGTGTCCCCTGCGGCTTCGCTGCAATGAAGGACGTACGCACTGGGAGCCACGAGGACAG AATGGACTCGTTCTTCCTCGCTGAGATGTTCAAATACCTCTTCCTGCTGTTTGCTGATGCGGAGGACTTACCGTTTGACGTGGAGGACTACGTCTTCACAACCGAGGcacacctgctgcccctgtccCTCTCTACAGCCCCTCACTCTTCATCTATTCCCTCAAACAGAACG TCAGAGGAGGAGCTAGACGACTCTAACTTTGACTGGACCTGCCCTAACACTCGCCTCCTGTTTCCTGACCCCGCCTTCCCTCGTAACCTGAGAGAACCAATCCGTAGTGCTGTGGACAAGAGCTGCCCTCGGCCTGCTGCTTACCG gGAGCCCGGTATGGGCCGTCCTCCTCTGAGGGCTCAGGACTTCATGGCAAACAACCCTGAACATCTGGAGCTGCTGAGGAGGATGGGAGTCAGTCTCATCCACCTGAAAGATGGCAGGGTGCAGCTGGTCCAGCATGCTACACAG GCGGTGAGTGCGGTAGCAGCAGAGGATGGCGTGCGTTTCATGCAGGAGATGATGGAGCTGTCCAGCCAGCAGCAGAAAGAGCAGCTGCCTCCCAGAGCCATTCAGATCGTCTCACATCCATTCTTTGGCAGGGTTGTGCTGACTGCTGGCCCAGCACAGTTTGGCATAGACCTGTCCAAAAGTTCCACAGGG GTACGAGGCTTTGTGACTGTGGCTGAACCCTACAGTGGCTGTACTGAGATCACCAATGCTGAGTACGTCCAGGGTCACATCGCTCTGCTTCAGAGGGGCCAGTGTATGTTTGCAGAGAAGGCCCGACATATCCAGAAGGCTGGCGCCATTGGAGGGATAGTCATCG ACGACAACGAGGGCAGCAGCAGTGACACAGCTCCCCTGTTTCAGATGGCAGGGGACGGCCGCAGCacagatgacatcaccttgcctctcctcttcctcttccataAGGAGGGCAACATCCTGTTGGAGGCACTGAAGGAGTACAGGGAGGTGGAGGTGCTGTTGAGCGACAAAGCCAGAGACAGAG CAGCCATATTCAAAG GTGTGGACGTGCAAGAAGCGGAAGAAGACTGCTTAACTGAGGCAACAACTCCCACTTCATTTGAACCTATTGGCCAATCGCAAATGAGTGCGGTGGAGCTAGACGAATTGGCTCCCGAGGAGGTGACTCCATCACAGGAGGAAGTCAGGCCTGTAGATGAAGACACTAGTCCTGCAGAGGAGGTCAGACCACCGGAAGAGGAAGCTAGTCCT
- the edem3 gene encoding ER degradation-enhancing alpha-mannosidase-like protein 3 isoform X3, producing the protein MPVVLFLMLLGALSSHGQAMSREEKHRLRNQVVEMFDHAYQNYMDHAYPADELMPLTCRGRVRGLEPSRGDIDDALGKFSLTLIDTLDTLVLLNKTTEFEAAVRRVLTDVRLDNDIVVSVFETNIRVLGGLLGGHSMAVMLKEGGQHMQWYQDELLHMAKDLGLRLLPAFNTSSGLPYPRVNLKYGVRGPETRTGTETDTCTACAGTIILEFAALSRFTGDPVFEAHARRALDFLWEKRQRNSNLVGTTINIHSGEWVRRDSGVGAGIDSYYEYLLKAYILLGDDLFLQRFNIHYASIMKYISQPPLLLDVHIHKPLLPARTWMDSLLAFFPGLQVLKGDIRPAIETHEMLYQVTKKHNFLPEAFTTDFRVHWAQHPLRPEFAESTYFLYKATGDPYYLEAGRTILDNLNRFARVPCGFAAMKDVRTGSHEDRMDSFFLAEMFKYLFLLFADAEDLPFDVEDYVFTTEAHLLPLSLSTAPHSSSIPSNRTSEEELDDSNFDWTCPNTRLLFPDPAFPRNLREPIRSAVDKSCPRPAAYREPGMGRPPLRAQDFMANNPEHLELLRRMGVSLIHLKDGRVQLVQHATQAVSAVAAEDGVRFMQEMMELSSQQQKEQLPPRAIQIVSHPFFGRVVLTAGPAQFGIDLSKSSTGVRGFVTVAEPYSGCTEITNAEYVQGHIALLQRGQCMFAEKARHIQKAGAIGGIVIDDNEGSSSDTAPLFQMAGDGRSTDDITLPLLFLFHKEGNILLEALKEYREVEVLLSDKARDRGVDVQEAEEDCLTEATTPTSFEPIGQSQMSAVELDELAPEEVTPSQEEVRPVDEDTSPAEEVRPPEEEASPTEAEPDLAQPKEERDSEKREEPEGDTDSSSQSVDELLADWREDLEAFQQMEKDEL; encoded by the exons ATGCCAGTTGTACTGTTCTTGATGCTGCTTGGAGCATTATCTAGCCACGGACAGGCCATGTCACGGGAGGAGAAGCACAGGTTGAG GAACCAAGTGGTTGAGATGTTTGACCATGCATATCAGAATTATATG gaCCATGCATACCCAGCAGATGAGCTGATGCCACTAACATGCAGAGGAAGAGTACGTGGGCTTGAACCAAGTCGAGGTGACATAGACGACGCTCTGGGAAA GTTTTCTCTGACCCTCATAGACACTCTGGATACTCTGGTG CTTTTGAACAAGACGACAGAGTTTGAGGCTGCAGTGAGGAGAGTGCTTACAGATGTGAGGCTGGACAACGACATTGTGGTGTCGGTCTTTGAAACCAACATTCGCGTCCTTGG aggtCTGTTAGGAGGGCACTCCATGGCTGTGATGCTGAAGGAGGGAGGTCAACACATGCAGTGGTACCAGGATGAGCTCCTGCATATGGCCAAAGACCTAGGTCTCCGACTGCTGCCAGCCTTCAACACCAGCAGTGGCTTGCCTTATCCCAGG GTGAACCTGAAATATGGTGTCAGGGGTCCTGAGACGAGAACAGGCACAGAAACGGACACCTGTACTGCGTGTGCCGGGACCATCATCCTGGAGTTTGCTGCCTTAAGTCGCTTCACTGGGGATCCTGTGTTTGAG GCCCATGCCCGGAGAGCCCTGGACTTTCTGtgggagaagagacagagaaacagcaaTCTGGTGGGGACCACCATCAACATCCACTCTGGAGAGTGGGTCCGTAGGG ACAGTGGAGTAGGAGCGGGAATTGACTCATACTATGAATACCTGCTAAAGGCCTACATCCTCTTGGGTGATGACCTGTTTCTGCAGCGGTTCAATAtt CACTATGCATCTATAATGAAATACATTAGCCAGCCTCCGCTGCTGCTGGATGTCCACATCCACAAACCTCTGCTTCCCGCTCGCACCTGGATGGACTCTCTGCTGGCCTTCTTCCCTGGACTGCAG GTGTTGAAGGGAGATATCCGTCCTGCCATCGAGACTCATGAGATGTTGTATCAAGTTACAAAGAAACACAACTTCCTCCCAGAG GCTTTCACTACTGATTTCAGGGTACACTGGGCACAACATCCCCTGAGGCCTGAGTTTGCAGAGAGCACCTATTTCCTTTACAAG GCCACAGGAGACCCTTATTACCTGGAGGCAGGTCGCACCATCCTGGACAACCTCAACCGCTTTGCTCGTGTCCCCTGCGGCTTCGCTGCAATGAAGGACGTACGCACTGGGAGCCACGAGGACAG AATGGACTCGTTCTTCCTCGCTGAGATGTTCAAATACCTCTTCCTGCTGTTTGCTGATGCGGAGGACTTACCGTTTGACGTGGAGGACTACGTCTTCACAACCGAGGcacacctgctgcccctgtccCTCTCTACAGCCCCTCACTCTTCATCTATTCCCTCAAACAGAACG TCAGAGGAGGAGCTAGACGACTCTAACTTTGACTGGACCTGCCCTAACACTCGCCTCCTGTTTCCTGACCCCGCCTTCCCTCGTAACCTGAGAGAACCAATCCGTAGTGCTGTGGACAAGAGCTGCCCTCGGCCTGCTGCTTACCG gGAGCCCGGTATGGGCCGTCCTCCTCTGAGGGCTCAGGACTTCATGGCAAACAACCCTGAACATCTGGAGCTGCTGAGGAGGATGGGAGTCAGTCTCATCCACCTGAAAGATGGCAGGGTGCAGCTGGTCCAGCATGCTACACAG GCGGTGAGTGCGGTAGCAGCAGAGGATGGCGTGCGTTTCATGCAGGAGATGATGGAGCTGTCCAGCCAGCAGCAGAAAGAGCAGCTGCCTCCCAGAGCCATTCAGATCGTCTCACATCCATTCTTTGGCAGGGTTGTGCTGACTGCTGGCCCAGCACAGTTTGGCATAGACCTGTCCAAAAGTTCCACAGGG GTACGAGGCTTTGTGACTGTGGCTGAACCCTACAGTGGCTGTACTGAGATCACCAATGCTGAGTACGTCCAGGGTCACATCGCTCTGCTTCAGAGGGGCCAGTGTATGTTTGCAGAGAAGGCCCGACATATCCAGAAGGCTGGCGCCATTGGAGGGATAGTCATCG ACGACAACGAGGGCAGCAGCAGTGACACAGCTCCCCTGTTTCAGATGGCAGGGGACGGCCGCAGCacagatgacatcaccttgcctctcctcttcctcttccataAGGAGGGCAACATCCTGTTGGAGGCACTGAAGGAGTACAGGGAGGTGGAGGTGCTGTTGAGCGACAAAGCCAGAGACAGAG GTGTGGACGTGCAAGAAGCGGAAGAAGACTGCTTAACTGAGGCAACAACTCCCACTTCATTTGAACCTATTGGCCAATCGCAAATGAGTGCGGTGGAGCTAGACGAATTGGCTCCCGAGGAGGTGACTCCATCACAGGAGGAAGTCAGGCCTGTAGATGAAGACACTAGTCCTGCAGAGGAGGTCAGACCACCGGAAGAGGAAGCTAGTCCT
- the edem3 gene encoding ER degradation-enhancing alpha-mannosidase-like protein 3 isoform X1, whose product MPVVLFLMLLGALSSHGQAMSREEKHRLRNQVVEMFDHAYQNYMDHAYPADELMPLTCRGRVRGLEPSRGDIDDALGKFSLTLIDTLDTLVLLNKTTEFEAAVRRVLTDVRLDNDIVVSVFETNIRVLGGLLGGHSMAVMLKEGGQHMQWYQDELLHMAKDLGLRLLPAFNTSSGLPYPRVNLKYGVRGPETRTGTETDTCTACAGTIILEFAALSRFTGDPVFEAHARRALDFLWEKRQRNSNLVGTTINIHSGEWVRRDSGVGAGIDSYYEYLLKAYILLGDDLFLQRFNIHYASIMKYISQPPLLLDVHIHKPLLPARTWMDSLLAFFPGLQVLKGDIRPAIETHEMLYQVTKKHNFLPEAFTTDFRVHWAQHPLRPEFAESTYFLYKATGDPYYLEAGRTILDNLNRFARVPCGFAAMKDVRTGSHEDRMDSFFLAEMFKYLFLLFADAEDLPFDVEDYVFTTEAHLLPLSLSTAPHSSSIPSNRTSEEELDDSNFDWTCPNTRLLFPDPAFPRNLREPIRSAVDKSCPRPAAYREPGMGRPPLRAQDFMANNPEHLELLRRMGVSLIHLKDGRVQLVQHATQAVSAVAAEDGVRFMQEMMELSSQQQKEQLPPRAIQIVSHPFFGRVVLTAGPAQFGIDLSKSSTGVRGFVTVAEPYSGCTEITNAEYVQGHIALLQRGQCMFAEKARHIQKAGAIGGIVIDDNEGSSSDTAPLFQMAGDGRSTDDITLPLLFLFHKEGNILLEALKEYREVEVLLSDKARDRAAIFKGKPLPGSLIEGSVDVQEAEEDCLTEATTPTSFEPIGQSQMSAVELDELAPEEVTPSQEEVRPVDEDTSPAEEVRPPEEEASPTEAEPDLAQPKEERDSEKREEPEGDTDSSSQSVDELLADWREDLEAFQQMEKDEL is encoded by the exons ATGCCAGTTGTACTGTTCTTGATGCTGCTTGGAGCATTATCTAGCCACGGACAGGCCATGTCACGGGAGGAGAAGCACAGGTTGAG GAACCAAGTGGTTGAGATGTTTGACCATGCATATCAGAATTATATG gaCCATGCATACCCAGCAGATGAGCTGATGCCACTAACATGCAGAGGAAGAGTACGTGGGCTTGAACCAAGTCGAGGTGACATAGACGACGCTCTGGGAAA GTTTTCTCTGACCCTCATAGACACTCTGGATACTCTGGTG CTTTTGAACAAGACGACAGAGTTTGAGGCTGCAGTGAGGAGAGTGCTTACAGATGTGAGGCTGGACAACGACATTGTGGTGTCGGTCTTTGAAACCAACATTCGCGTCCTTGG aggtCTGTTAGGAGGGCACTCCATGGCTGTGATGCTGAAGGAGGGAGGTCAACACATGCAGTGGTACCAGGATGAGCTCCTGCATATGGCCAAAGACCTAGGTCTCCGACTGCTGCCAGCCTTCAACACCAGCAGTGGCTTGCCTTATCCCAGG GTGAACCTGAAATATGGTGTCAGGGGTCCTGAGACGAGAACAGGCACAGAAACGGACACCTGTACTGCGTGTGCCGGGACCATCATCCTGGAGTTTGCTGCCTTAAGTCGCTTCACTGGGGATCCTGTGTTTGAG GCCCATGCCCGGAGAGCCCTGGACTTTCTGtgggagaagagacagagaaacagcaaTCTGGTGGGGACCACCATCAACATCCACTCTGGAGAGTGGGTCCGTAGGG ACAGTGGAGTAGGAGCGGGAATTGACTCATACTATGAATACCTGCTAAAGGCCTACATCCTCTTGGGTGATGACCTGTTTCTGCAGCGGTTCAATAtt CACTATGCATCTATAATGAAATACATTAGCCAGCCTCCGCTGCTGCTGGATGTCCACATCCACAAACCTCTGCTTCCCGCTCGCACCTGGATGGACTCTCTGCTGGCCTTCTTCCCTGGACTGCAG GTGTTGAAGGGAGATATCCGTCCTGCCATCGAGACTCATGAGATGTTGTATCAAGTTACAAAGAAACACAACTTCCTCCCAGAG GCTTTCACTACTGATTTCAGGGTACACTGGGCACAACATCCCCTGAGGCCTGAGTTTGCAGAGAGCACCTATTTCCTTTACAAG GCCACAGGAGACCCTTATTACCTGGAGGCAGGTCGCACCATCCTGGACAACCTCAACCGCTTTGCTCGTGTCCCCTGCGGCTTCGCTGCAATGAAGGACGTACGCACTGGGAGCCACGAGGACAG AATGGACTCGTTCTTCCTCGCTGAGATGTTCAAATACCTCTTCCTGCTGTTTGCTGATGCGGAGGACTTACCGTTTGACGTGGAGGACTACGTCTTCACAACCGAGGcacacctgctgcccctgtccCTCTCTACAGCCCCTCACTCTTCATCTATTCCCTCAAACAGAACG TCAGAGGAGGAGCTAGACGACTCTAACTTTGACTGGACCTGCCCTAACACTCGCCTCCTGTTTCCTGACCCCGCCTTCCCTCGTAACCTGAGAGAACCAATCCGTAGTGCTGTGGACAAGAGCTGCCCTCGGCCTGCTGCTTACCG gGAGCCCGGTATGGGCCGTCCTCCTCTGAGGGCTCAGGACTTCATGGCAAACAACCCTGAACATCTGGAGCTGCTGAGGAGGATGGGAGTCAGTCTCATCCACCTGAAAGATGGCAGGGTGCAGCTGGTCCAGCATGCTACACAG GCGGTGAGTGCGGTAGCAGCAGAGGATGGCGTGCGTTTCATGCAGGAGATGATGGAGCTGTCCAGCCAGCAGCAGAAAGAGCAGCTGCCTCCCAGAGCCATTCAGATCGTCTCACATCCATTCTTTGGCAGGGTTGTGCTGACTGCTGGCCCAGCACAGTTTGGCATAGACCTGTCCAAAAGTTCCACAGGG GTACGAGGCTTTGTGACTGTGGCTGAACCCTACAGTGGCTGTACTGAGATCACCAATGCTGAGTACGTCCAGGGTCACATCGCTCTGCTTCAGAGGGGCCAGTGTATGTTTGCAGAGAAGGCCCGACATATCCAGAAGGCTGGCGCCATTGGAGGGATAGTCATCG ACGACAACGAGGGCAGCAGCAGTGACACAGCTCCCCTGTTTCAGATGGCAGGGGACGGCCGCAGCacagatgacatcaccttgcctctcctcttcctcttccataAGGAGGGCAACATCCTGTTGGAGGCACTGAAGGAGTACAGGGAGGTGGAGGTGCTGTTGAGCGACAAAGCCAGAGACAGAG CAGCCATATTCAAAGGTAAACCTCTTCCTGGCAGCCTGATTGAGGGCA GTGTGGACGTGCAAGAAGCGGAAGAAGACTGCTTAACTGAGGCAACAACTCCCACTTCATTTGAACCTATTGGCCAATCGCAAATGAGTGCGGTGGAGCTAGACGAATTGGCTCCCGAGGAGGTGACTCCATCACAGGAGGAAGTCAGGCCTGTAGATGAAGACACTAGTCCTGCAGAGGAGGTCAGACCACCGGAAGAGGAAGCTAGTCCT
- the npl gene encoding N-acetylneuraminate lyase isoform X1 — MSVMAPAANKKLTGLVAATFTPFTTQGEVNLSEIGPYIDYLTEKQGVNSIFVNGTTGESMSLSVAERKILAEEWCQKAKGKMDQVLVHVGCMSLKDSQELARHAAQIGADGIAVIAPSFFKPSTADALRTFLQEVASVAPTLPFYYYHIPAVTGVHVLVRDVLEDIEKLIPSFRGVKFTGSDLMDFGQCVSYSQSHWSVLYGVDEQLLAALAMGAHGAVGSTYNYVGCRVSELISAFEKGDLVQARTIQFKMQELLGYAKKIGFDLGVNKQLMIEVSGLCLGPPRLPVMPCPHAHALSIVQKYHSIFPED, encoded by the exons ATGTCAGTCATGGCTCCTGCTGCTAATAAAAAGCTGACAGGACTGGTTGCAGCCACCTTTACTCCATTCACCACACAAGG TGAAGTCAACCTATCAGAGATTGGACCTTATATTGACTACTTGACAGAGAAGCAAGGTGTAAATAGCATATTTG TGAATGGCACCACCGGAGAGAGCATGTCTCTCAGTGTTGCAGAGAGGAAGATCCTGGCAGAGGAGTGGTGTCAGAAAGCCAAGGGCAA AATGGATCAGGTGCTTGTGCATGTCGGCTGCATGAGTCTTAAAGATTCTCAAGAGCTG GCTCGCCACGCAGCACAGATCGGGGCTGATGGGATAGCAGTCATTGCCCCCTCCTTCTTCAAGCCCAGCACTGCAG ATGCGTTGAGGACATTCCTCCAGGAAGTGGCTTCAGTTGCTCCAACTCTGCCCTTTTATTACTATCACATTCCAGCTGTCACCGGTGTTCATG tgctgGTGAGAGATGTGTTGGAAGATATTGAGAAGCTCATTCCTTCCTTTAGAGGTGTGAAGTTCACTGGGAGTGACCTGATGGACTTCGGTCAGTGTGTCAGCTACAGTCAGTCTCACTGGTCAGTCCTCTACGGCGTGGATGAG CAACTGCTTGCAGCTCTGGCTATGGGAGCCCATGGAGCAGTTGGCAG CACATATAACTATGTAGGATGTCGTGTCAGCGAGCTAATTTCAGCATTTGAGAAAGGCGACCTTGTCCAAGCCAGGACAATACAG TTCAAGATGCAAGAGCTTCTCGGTTATGCCAAGAAAATTG GCTTTGATCTGGGAGTGAACAAGCAGCTGATGATTGAGGTGTCAGGTTTGTGTCTGGGGCCCCCTCGACTGCCCGTGATGCCATGTCCTCATGCTCACGCTCTGTCCATTGTACAGAAATATCACAGCATATTTCCTGAAGACTGA
- the npl gene encoding N-acetylneuraminate lyase isoform X2 translates to MTYFTVMHPCVDSVELDSVNGTTGESMSLSVAERKILAEEWCQKAKGKMDQVLVHVGCMSLKDSQELARHAAQIGADGIAVIAPSFFKPSTADALRTFLQEVASVAPTLPFYYYHIPAVTGVHVLVRDVLEDIEKLIPSFRGVKFTGSDLMDFGQCVSYSQSHWSVLYGVDEQLLAALAMGAHGAVGSTYNYVGCRVSELISAFEKGDLVQARTIQFKMQELLGYAKKIGFDLGVNKQLMIEVSGLCLGPPRLPVMPCPHAHALSIVQKYHSIFPED, encoded by the exons ATGACATACTTTACTGTAATGCATCCTTGTGTTGATTCAGTAGAGCTAGATTCAG TGAATGGCACCACCGGAGAGAGCATGTCTCTCAGTGTTGCAGAGAGGAAGATCCTGGCAGAGGAGTGGTGTCAGAAAGCCAAGGGCAA AATGGATCAGGTGCTTGTGCATGTCGGCTGCATGAGTCTTAAAGATTCTCAAGAGCTG GCTCGCCACGCAGCACAGATCGGGGCTGATGGGATAGCAGTCATTGCCCCCTCCTTCTTCAAGCCCAGCACTGCAG ATGCGTTGAGGACATTCCTCCAGGAAGTGGCTTCAGTTGCTCCAACTCTGCCCTTTTATTACTATCACATTCCAGCTGTCACCGGTGTTCATG tgctgGTGAGAGATGTGTTGGAAGATATTGAGAAGCTCATTCCTTCCTTTAGAGGTGTGAAGTTCACTGGGAGTGACCTGATGGACTTCGGTCAGTGTGTCAGCTACAGTCAGTCTCACTGGTCAGTCCTCTACGGCGTGGATGAG CAACTGCTTGCAGCTCTGGCTATGGGAGCCCATGGAGCAGTTGGCAG CACATATAACTATGTAGGATGTCGTGTCAGCGAGCTAATTTCAGCATTTGAGAAAGGCGACCTTGTCCAAGCCAGGACAATACAG TTCAAGATGCAAGAGCTTCTCGGTTATGCCAAGAAAATTG GCTTTGATCTGGGAGTGAACAAGCAGCTGATGATTGAGGTGTCAGGTTTGTGTCTGGGGCCCCCTCGACTGCCCGTGATGCCATGTCCTCATGCTCACGCTCTGTCCATTGTACAGAAATATCACAGCATATTTCCTGAAGACTGA
- the npl gene encoding N-acetylneuraminate lyase isoform X3, translated as MSLSVAERKILAEEWCQKAKGKMDQVLVHVGCMSLKDSQELARHAAQIGADGIAVIAPSFFKPSTADALRTFLQEVASVAPTLPFYYYHIPAVTGVHVLVRDVLEDIEKLIPSFRGVKFTGSDLMDFGQCVSYSQSHWSVLYGVDEQLLAALAMGAHGAVGSTYNYVGCRVSELISAFEKGDLVQARTIQFKMQELLGYAKKIGFDLGVNKQLMIEVSGLCLGPPRLPVMPCPHAHALSIVQKYHSIFPED; from the exons ATGTCTCTCAGTGTTGCAGAGAGGAAGATCCTGGCAGAGGAGTGGTGTCAGAAAGCCAAGGGCAA AATGGATCAGGTGCTTGTGCATGTCGGCTGCATGAGTCTTAAAGATTCTCAAGAGCTG GCTCGCCACGCAGCACAGATCGGGGCTGATGGGATAGCAGTCATTGCCCCCTCCTTCTTCAAGCCCAGCACTGCAG ATGCGTTGAGGACATTCCTCCAGGAAGTGGCTTCAGTTGCTCCAACTCTGCCCTTTTATTACTATCACATTCCAGCTGTCACCGGTGTTCATG tgctgGTGAGAGATGTGTTGGAAGATATTGAGAAGCTCATTCCTTCCTTTAGAGGTGTGAAGTTCACTGGGAGTGACCTGATGGACTTCGGTCAGTGTGTCAGCTACAGTCAGTCTCACTGGTCAGTCCTCTACGGCGTGGATGAG CAACTGCTTGCAGCTCTGGCTATGGGAGCCCATGGAGCAGTTGGCAG CACATATAACTATGTAGGATGTCGTGTCAGCGAGCTAATTTCAGCATTTGAGAAAGGCGACCTTGTCCAAGCCAGGACAATACAG TTCAAGATGCAAGAGCTTCTCGGTTATGCCAAGAAAATTG GCTTTGATCTGGGAGTGAACAAGCAGCTGATGATTGAGGTGTCAGGTTTGTGTCTGGGGCCCCCTCGACTGCCCGTGATGCCATGTCCTCATGCTCACGCTCTGTCCATTGTACAGAAATATCACAGCATATTTCCTGAAGACTGA